In a single window of the Burkholderiales bacterium genome:
- a CDS encoding dienelactone hydrolase family protein codes for MGHWVELAAADGARIAAWRSEPSAKPRGGLVVVQEIFGVNRHIRAVCDGFAADGYLAIAPALFDRIRPGVELGYTGDDVAQGRDFKARSPIESALADVAAARDVAAAAGKVGIVGYCWGGYVAWMSAARLTGFACAIPYYGGGMLEAVGEKPRCPVLAHFGEQDPHIPVEGVRKFAAAHPAAKVEIYAANHGFNCDHRGSHHPQAAALARERTLAFLREYVG; via the coding sequence ATGGGTCACTGGGTCGAACTCGCCGCAGCGGACGGCGCGCGCATCGCTGCGTGGCGCTCGGAACCCTCGGCCAAGCCGCGCGGAGGGCTCGTGGTCGTCCAGGAGATCTTCGGCGTCAACCGCCACATCCGGGCCGTGTGCGACGGCTTTGCCGCCGATGGCTACCTCGCGATCGCGCCGGCGCTGTTCGACCGCATCCGGCCCGGCGTCGAACTCGGCTACACCGGAGACGACGTCGCGCAGGGCCGCGATTTCAAGGCGCGCTCGCCGATCGAGTCCGCGCTCGCCGACGTGGCGGCGGCGCGAGACGTCGCCGCCGCCGCCGGCAAGGTCGGGATCGTCGGGTATTGCTGGGGCGGCTACGTGGCGTGGATGAGCGCCGCGCGGCTCACGGGCTTCGCGTGCGCGATCCCGTATTACGGCGGCGGGATGCTGGAAGCGGTCGGCGAGAAGCCGCGCTGTCCGGTGCTCGCCCATTTCGGCGAGCAGGATCCGCACATTCCCGTCGAGGGCGTGCGGAAGTTCGCCGCCGCGCATCCGGCCGCGAAAGTCGAGATCTACGCGGCGAATCACGGCTTCAACTGCGACCACCGCGGAAGCCACCATCCGCAGGCCGCGGCGCTCGCCCGCGAGCGCACGCTCGCGTTCCTGCGCGAGTACGTCGGTTAG
- a CDS encoding GNAT family N-acetyltransferase codes for MRSYYPSGSAWKRALGSLRHERPRTFAMKLIAELGYRRTALLERPLDEPIPDGPKVDGVEFAQIGADRLDEYLAYRTGSERDAVAALFADGAQCHVLRRHGEIVSSCWATEHPRPSNYIRMAVPMEPGDVYMTDAWTHADHRGHAYAHILCLHQLRVFRDRGCRRAIRLTIPENVSALRAHAKSGFRPVAIVGSVRVGPWQRSFRRPWRSGPL; via the coding sequence ATGAGGTCCTACTACCCCAGCGGCAGCGCCTGGAAGCGCGCGCTCGGCTCGCTGCGGCACGAGCGCCCGCGCACGTTCGCGATGAAGCTCATCGCCGAACTCGGCTACCGGCGTACCGCACTGCTCGAACGTCCCCTCGACGAGCCGATCCCCGATGGTCCGAAGGTCGACGGCGTCGAGTTCGCGCAGATCGGCGCGGACCGCCTCGACGAGTACCTCGCGTACCGCACGGGCAGCGAGCGCGACGCCGTGGCCGCGCTCTTCGCCGACGGCGCGCAATGCCACGTGCTGCGACGCCATGGGGAGATCGTCTCGTCGTGTTGGGCCACCGAGCATCCGCGCCCGTCGAACTACATCCGCATGGCGGTTCCGATGGAACCGGGCGACGTCTACATGACCGACGCCTGGACGCACGCGGACCACCGCGGGCACGCCTACGCGCACATCCTGTGCCTGCACCAGCTCAGGGTCTTTCGCGACCGGGGCTGCCGGCGCGCGATCCGCCTCACCATTCCCGAGAACGTGTCGGCGCTCCGCGCGCACGCGAAGAGCGGCTTCCGCCCGGTGGCGATCGTCGGCTCGGTGCGCGTGGGACCGTGGCAGCGGTCGTTCCGGCGGCCGTGGCGGAGCGGACCGCTGTGA
- a CDS encoding DUF853 family protein, whose protein sequence is MADPLVVAKAGDTELAILPAMSNRHGLITGATGTGKTISLQVLAEHFSRIGVPTFMADVKGDLTGIAFPGSLSPKLEDRLDKLGLPEPTWGESPVTLWDVWGEQGHPVRTTVSDMGPLLFARLLNLNETQEGVLALTFKVADDGKLPLLDLKDLRAVLQYVGDNAAQIKTQYGNVSPASIGAIQRGLLQLEEQGGDKFFGEPMLNVDDLIQTDAKGRGLVNIIAADKLMTAPRLYASFLLWLLADLYENLPEVGDRDKPKLVFFFDEAHLLFAEAPPALQDKIEQVVRLIRSKGVGVFFVTQNPLDVPDKVLGQLGNRIQHALRAFTPRDQKAVKSVADTMRPNPKLDIGKAILELATGEALVSFLDAKGSPGVTERAWMFAPGSRIGPITADERAKLIAGSVVAGTYDRAVDRESAYEMLKARMGTAAGTPAAGEAPVGQPASPPAGGGVLGGLSDILFGSTGPRGGRRDGMVDLVAKSAARTMGSSIAREITRGVLGSLLGGGRKR, encoded by the coding sequence ATGGCCGACCCGCTGGTCGTCGCGAAAGCCGGCGACACCGAGCTTGCGATCCTGCCCGCGATGTCCAACCGGCACGGGCTCATCACCGGCGCCACCGGCACCGGCAAGACCATCTCGCTGCAGGTCCTGGCCGAGCACTTCTCGCGCATCGGCGTGCCGACGTTCATGGCCGACGTGAAGGGCGACCTGACCGGGATCGCCTTCCCCGGTTCCCTGTCGCCCAAGCTCGAGGATCGGCTGGACAAGCTCGGGCTCCCGGAGCCCACCTGGGGGGAGTCGCCGGTCACGCTGTGGGACGTCTGGGGCGAGCAGGGCCACCCGGTCCGCACCACGGTCTCGGACATGGGGCCGCTCCTGTTCGCCCGCCTGCTCAACCTGAACGAAACCCAGGAAGGCGTCCTCGCGCTCACCTTCAAGGTCGCCGACGACGGCAAGCTGCCGCTGCTCGATCTCAAGGACCTGCGCGCGGTGCTCCAGTACGTCGGGGACAACGCGGCGCAGATCAAGACGCAGTACGGCAACGTCTCGCCCGCCTCGATCGGGGCGATCCAGCGCGGACTGCTGCAACTCGAGGAACAGGGCGGCGACAAGTTCTTCGGCGAGCCGATGCTGAACGTCGACGACCTGATCCAGACCGATGCGAAGGGTCGGGGCCTCGTCAACATCATCGCCGCCGACAAGCTGATGACGGCGCCGCGCCTGTACGCGAGCTTCCTCCTGTGGCTCCTCGCCGACCTCTACGAGAACCTGCCGGAAGTCGGCGACCGCGACAAGCCGAAGCTCGTGTTCTTCTTCGACGAGGCGCACCTCCTGTTCGCCGAGGCGCCGCCCGCGCTGCAGGACAAGATCGAGCAGGTCGTGCGGCTCATCCGCAGCAAGGGCGTCGGCGTGTTCTTCGTCACCCAGAATCCGCTCGACGTGCCCGACAAGGTGCTGGGCCAGCTCGGCAACCGTATCCAGCATGCGCTCCGCGCGTTCACGCCACGCGACCAGAAGGCGGTCAAGTCGGTCGCCGACACGATGCGGCCGAATCCGAAGCTCGACATCGGCAAGGCGATCCTCGAACTCGCGACCGGCGAAGCGCTGGTGTCGTTCCTCGACGCCAAGGGTTCGCCCGGCGTCACCGAGCGCGCGTGGATGTTCGCGCCCGGCTCGCGCATCGGCCCGATCACCGCCGACGAGCGCGCGAAGTTGATCGCCGGCTCGGTCGTCGCCGGCACCTACGACCGGGCCGTCGATCGCGAATCGGCCTACGAGATGCTGAAGGCGCGCATGGGCACCGCCGCGGGCACACCCGCCGCGGGCGAAGCACCGGTCGGGCAGCCCGCGTCCCCCCCGGCGGGCGGTGGCGTCCTCGGCGGACTCTCCGACATCCTGTTCGGCTCGACCGGACCGCGCGGCGGGCGGCGCGACGGCATGGTCGACCTGGTCGCGAAGAGCGCCGCGCGCACGATGGGCTCGTCGATCGCGCGCGAGATCACGCGCGGCGTGCTGGGCTCGCTCCTCGGGGGGGGCCGCAAGCGATGA
- a CDS encoding class I SAM-dependent methyltransferase yields the protein MSAWHSESRSTRGHARWDIDLRPLIDAPTGRVWREHSDAVNGAIVDRWLPRGGGRALKTDLFDEAMGAGLDGLLASRGLDVFAIDVAPSVLRAARAGHGALHAVAADVRRLPFADEVFDVVVSNSTLDHFATRGEILVALRGLHRTMRSGAHLVITMDNLRHPGVALRNALPHRLLKRLGLVDYPAGATVGPRGLSRMLRDARFDVLESAAVLHCPRALAVRRARAVERRDSPASRVQLLKRLARWEGLARAPTRFLTGHYVAMLARKP from the coding sequence ATGTCTGCCTGGCATTCGGAATCGCGATCCACCCGGGGGCACGCACGCTGGGACATCGACCTCCGTCCGCTCATCGACGCGCCGACCGGCCGGGTGTGGCGCGAGCACAGCGACGCGGTCAACGGCGCGATCGTCGACCGCTGGCTGCCGCGCGGCGGCGGCCGCGCACTCAAGACCGACCTCTTCGACGAGGCGATGGGCGCGGGGCTCGATGGGCTGCTCGCCTCGCGCGGGCTCGACGTGTTCGCGATCGACGTCGCTCCTTCGGTGCTGCGCGCGGCTCGCGCCGGTCATGGCGCGCTCCACGCCGTCGCGGCGGACGTGCGACGCCTGCCGTTCGCCGACGAGGTCTTCGACGTCGTCGTGTCGAACTCCACGCTCGATCATTTCGCGACGCGCGGCGAGATCCTGGTCGCCCTGCGCGGGCTTCACAGGACGATGAGATCCGGCGCGCACCTCGTCATCACGATGGACAACCTGCGGCATCCCGGCGTGGCGCTGCGCAATGCGCTGCCGCATCGGCTGCTGAAGCGGCTCGGGCTCGTCGACTATCCCGCGGGCGCCACCGTCGGCCCGCGCGGACTCTCGCGCATGCTTCGCGACGCCCGTTTCGACGTGCTCGAATCCGCCGCAGTCTTGCACTGCCCGCGGGCGCTCGCGGTCCGGCGCGCGCGCGCGGTCGAGCGCCGGGACTCGCCGGCCAGCCGCGTCCAGTTGCTGAAGCGGCTCGCGCGCTGGGAGGGGCTCGCCCGGGCGCCCACGCGCTTTCTCACCGGGCACTACGTCGCGATGCTCGCGAGGAAGCCATGA
- the rimP gene encoding ribosome maturation factor RimP codes for MATNLAELLARTVPPLGYELVDWESSPKGRLVRVFIDKAGGVDVEDCAKLSQHLTRLFAVENVDYDRLEVSSPGLDRPLKTAADYERFRGHEASLVLREKRNGSRKLRGVLAGLDGADALVETDAGTVRVPLDGIERARLVPKIEWRKGR; via the coding sequence ATGGCGACGAACCTGGCCGAACTGCTCGCGCGCACCGTGCCCCCGCTGGGGTACGAGCTGGTGGACTGGGAGAGCTCTCCCAAGGGCCGGCTCGTGCGCGTGTTCATCGACAAGGCGGGGGGGGTCGACGTCGAGGATTGCGCGAAGCTCTCGCAGCACCTGACGCGGCTCTTCGCGGTCGAGAACGTCGACTACGACCGGCTGGAAGTGAGTTCGCCGGGGCTCGACCGGCCGCTCAAGACGGCGGCGGACTACGAGCGATTCCGCGGCCACGAGGCGAGCCTCGTCCTGCGCGAGAAGCGCAACGGCAGCCGCAAGCTCCGCGGGGTGCTGGCGGGACTCGACGGCGCCGACGCGCTCGTGGAAACGGACGCCGGGACGGTGCGCGTGCCGCTCGACGGCATCGAGCGCGCGCGGCTGGTGCCGAAGATCGAATGGAGAAAAGGACGATGA